The proteins below come from a single Streptomyces sp. MRC013 genomic window:
- a CDS encoding cysteine desulfurase, translating into MTRLPGLLDTEAIRKDFPILDRALHDGRKLVYLDNAATSQKPRQVLDALSEYYERHNANVHRGVHVLAEEATELYEGARDKVAAFVNAPSRSEVIFTKNASESLNLVANMLGWADEPYRVDADTEIVITEMEHHSNIVPWQLLAQRTGAKLKWFGLTDDGRLDLSRIDEVITPKTKIVSFVLVSNILGTFNPVEAIVRRAQEVGALVLVDASQAAPHMPLDVQALGADFVAFTGHKMCGPTGIGVLWGRHELLEDLPPFLGGGEMIETVSMSSSTYAPAPHKFEAGTPPIAQAVGLGAAVDYLSSIGMDKIAAHEHALTEYAVRRLREVPDLRIIGPTTAEDRGAAISFTLGDVHPHDVGQVLDEQGIAVRVGHHCARPVCLRYGIPATTRASFYLYSTPAEVDALVDGLEHVRDFFG; encoded by the coding sequence GTGACACGGCTTCCGGGCCTCCTCGACACCGAGGCGATCCGCAAGGACTTCCCCATCCTGGACCGGGCCCTCCACGACGGCAGGAAGCTCGTCTACCTGGACAACGCGGCGACCTCCCAGAAGCCGCGCCAGGTGCTCGACGCGCTCAGCGAGTACTACGAGCGGCACAACGCCAACGTCCACCGCGGTGTGCACGTCCTCGCCGAGGAGGCCACGGAGCTGTACGAGGGCGCCCGCGACAAAGTGGCGGCCTTCGTCAACGCGCCCAGCCGCAGCGAGGTGATATTCACCAAGAACGCCTCGGAGTCGCTGAACCTCGTCGCCAACATGCTGGGCTGGGCCGACGAGCCCTACCGGGTGGACGCCGACACCGAGATCGTCATCACGGAGATGGAGCACCACTCCAACATCGTCCCGTGGCAGCTGCTCGCGCAGCGCACCGGTGCGAAGCTGAAGTGGTTCGGGCTGACCGACGACGGCCGGCTCGACCTCTCCCGGATCGACGAGGTCATCACGCCGAAGACGAAGATCGTCTCCTTCGTGCTGGTCTCGAACATCCTCGGCACCTTCAACCCGGTCGAGGCGATCGTCCGCCGCGCCCAGGAGGTCGGTGCGCTCGTCCTCGTCGACGCGTCGCAGGCCGCCCCGCACATGCCGCTCGACGTGCAGGCGCTCGGCGCGGACTTCGTGGCCTTCACCGGCCACAAGATGTGCGGCCCGACCGGCATCGGCGTGCTGTGGGGCCGCCACGAGCTGCTGGAGGACCTCCCGCCGTTCCTCGGCGGCGGCGAGATGATCGAGACCGTCTCGATGAGCTCGTCGACGTACGCCCCCGCGCCCCACAAGTTCGAGGCGGGCACGCCGCCGATCGCCCAGGCGGTCGGCCTCGGCGCGGCGGTCGACTACCTCTCCTCGATCGGCATGGACAAGATCGCCGCCCATGAGCACGCGCTCACCGAGTACGCGGTCCGGCGCCTGCGCGAGGTCCCCGACCTGCGGATCATCGGCCCCACCACGGCCGAGGACCGGGGCGCGGCGATCTCCTTCACGCTCGGCGACGTCCACCCCCACGACGTGGGCCAGGTCCTCGACGAACAGGGCATCGCGGTCCGGGTCGGCCACCACTGCGCGCGGCCCGTCTGCCTCCGGTACGGAATTCCCGCGACCACGCGAGCGTCGTTCTATCTGTACTCCACGCCCGCCGAGGTCGACGCCCTGGTGGACGGGTTGGAGCACGTCCGCGACTTCTTCGGATGA
- the dapD gene encoding 2,3,4,5-tetrahydropyridine-2,6-dicarboxylate N-succinyltransferase: protein MTSAPRTTGAVAAGLATLAGDGTVLDTWFPAPELTEGAGPAGTERLTPDRAADLLGEGAAKAVGADARRGVEVVAVRTVIASLDEKPLDAHDAYLRLHLLSHRLVRPHGQNLDGIFGLLANVAWTSLGPVAVDDVEKVRLNARAEGLHLQVTGVDKFPRMTDYVVPKGVRIADADRVRLGAHLAAGTTVMHEGFVNFNAGTLGTSMVEGRISAGVVVGDGSDIGGGASTMGTLSGGGNVVISVGERCLIGAEAGVGIALGDECVVEAGLYITAGTRVTLPDGQVVKARELSGASNILFRRNSVTGTVEARPNNAVWDGLNEVLHSHN from the coding sequence ATGACTTCTGCACCTCGCACCACCGGGGCGGTGGCCGCCGGCCTCGCCACCCTCGCCGGTGACGGCACCGTACTGGACACCTGGTTCCCCGCGCCCGAGCTGACCGAGGGGGCCGGGCCCGCCGGGACCGAGCGGCTCACCCCCGACCGGGCCGCGGACCTCCTCGGGGAGGGCGCCGCCAAGGCCGTCGGTGCCGACGCCCGCCGCGGCGTCGAGGTCGTCGCCGTACGCACCGTGATCGCCTCCCTGGACGAGAAGCCGCTCGACGCCCACGACGCCTACCTGCGGCTGCACCTGCTCAGCCACCGCCTCGTCAGGCCCCACGGCCAGAACCTCGACGGCATCTTCGGCCTCCTCGCCAACGTCGCCTGGACCTCGCTGGGGCCGGTCGCCGTCGACGACGTGGAGAAGGTCCGCCTGAACGCCCGGGCCGAGGGCCTGCACCTGCAGGTGACCGGCGTCGACAAGTTCCCGCGCATGACCGACTACGTCGTCCCGAAGGGCGTGCGCATCGCGGACGCCGACCGCGTCCGGCTCGGCGCGCACCTCGCGGCCGGCACGACCGTCATGCACGAGGGCTTCGTCAACTTCAACGCGGGCACGCTCGGCACGTCCATGGTCGAGGGCCGCATCTCCGCGGGCGTCGTCGTCGGCGACGGCTCCGACATCGGCGGCGGCGCCTCCACCATGGGCACCCTCTCCGGCGGCGGCAACGTCGTGATCTCCGTCGGCGAGCGCTGCCTGATCGGCGCCGAGGCGGGCGTCGGCATCGCGCTGGGCGACGAGTGCGTCGTCGAGGCCGGCCTGTACATCACCGCGGGCACGCGCGTCACCCTGCCCGACGGGCAGGTCGTCAAGGCCCGCGAACTGTCCGGCGCCTCGAACATCCTGTTCCGCCGCAACTCGGTCACCGGCACCGTCGAGGCCCGTCCGAACAACGCCGTCTGGGACGGCCTGAACGAGGTCCTGCACAGCCACAACTGA
- the dapA gene encoding 4-hydroxy-tetrahydrodipicolinate synthase, which yields MICDGSTPPPFGRALCAMVTPFTPAGTALDADRAAKLAADLVSRGCEGLVLNGTTGESPTTSDAEKRQLISAVREAVGASVPLVAGVGTADTAHTVELARQAEAAGADGLLVVPPYYSRPPQAAVEAHFRRVADATGLPVMLYDIPGRTGTRIEPDTMLRLAGHPRITAVKDCAYDLLGTTRVIARTALAVYSGCEELNLPLYALGGAGFVSTVANVAPTETRAVLDAFDAGDTAEAARLNRRLLPLTELMTASGLPGAVTAKALLDAGPLREPLQPAGPGAVAGLRRAYAELADR from the coding sequence ATGATCTGCGACGGCTCGACGCCCCCGCCCTTCGGCCGCGCCCTGTGCGCCATGGTCACCCCCTTCACCCCGGCCGGCACCGCCCTCGACGCGGACCGGGCCGCGAAGCTGGCGGCGGACCTGGTCTCCCGCGGCTGCGAAGGGCTCGTCCTGAACGGCACGACCGGGGAGTCCCCGACCACCTCCGACGCCGAGAAACGGCAGCTGATCAGCGCCGTCAGGGAAGCCGTCGGCGCGTCGGTGCCGCTCGTCGCGGGGGTCGGCACGGCGGACACGGCGCACACGGTCGAGCTGGCCCGCCAGGCGGAGGCCGCGGGCGCGGACGGCCTGCTCGTCGTACCGCCGTACTACAGCCGTCCGCCGCAGGCCGCCGTCGAGGCGCACTTCCGCCGGGTCGCCGACGCGACGGGGCTGCCCGTGATGCTGTACGACATCCCCGGCCGGACCGGCACGCGGATCGAGCCGGACACGATGCTGCGGCTCGCCGGGCATCCGCGGATCACGGCCGTGAAGGACTGCGCCTACGACCTGCTGGGCACGACGAGGGTGATCGCCCGCACGGCTCTGGCCGTCTACTCGGGCTGCGAGGAGCTGAACCTCCCGCTGTACGCGCTGGGCGGTGCCGGGTTCGTCAGTACGGTCGCGAACGTGGCGCCCACCGAGACCCGGGCGGTGCTGGACGCCTTCGACGCGGGCGACACCGCGGAGGCGGCCCGGCTGAACCGGCGCCTGCTGCCGCTCACCGAGCTGATGACGGCGTCCGGACTGCCGGGCGCGGTCACCGCGAAGGCCCTGCTGGACGCGGGCCCACTCCGCGAACCGCTGCAGCCCGCCGGTCCCGGGGCGGTCGCCGGGCTGCGCAGGGCCTACGCGGAGTTGGCCGACCGCTGA
- a CDS encoding phage holin family protein, with protein sequence MTPVRAQEGVTAVAARTPEPSVGELVKRASEQLSDLVRAELRTARAELAQKGRRAGVGGGLVGGATAVAYVGLMALAGTCVALLALVLEVWAAALIVTAVLFLVAAALGLAGRAQIRRAAPPLPERAVDGVRSDLDEIKETVHR encoded by the coding sequence ATGACCCCCGTACGTGCACAGGAAGGAGTGACCGCCGTGGCCGCCAGAACCCCGGAACCCTCGGTCGGAGAGCTGGTCAAGCGCGCGTCGGAGCAGCTCTCCGACCTGGTGAGGGCCGAGTTGCGCACCGCCCGGGCCGAGCTGGCCCAGAAGGGCAGAAGGGCCGGGGTCGGCGGCGGGCTCGTCGGAGGCGCCACCGCCGTCGCCTACGTCGGCCTCATGGCCCTGGCCGGGACCTGCGTGGCGCTCCTCGCCCTGGTCCTGGAGGTCTGGGCCGCCGCCCTGATCGTGACCGCGGTGCTGTTCCTCGTGGCCGCCGCGCTGGGCCTCGCGGGACGGGCGCAGATCCGGCGCGCCGCGCCGCCGCTGCCCGAGCGGGCCGTCGACGGCGTGCGCTCCGACCTCGACGAGATCAAGGAGACGGTGCACCGATGA
- the sufU gene encoding Fe-S cluster assembly sulfur transfer protein SufU, with product MKLDSMYQDVILDHYKNPHGRGLRPGDAEVHHTNPTCGDEITLRVRYEGSRVADVSYEGQGCSISQASASVLNELLVGKELDEARRVQGTFLELMQSKGRIEPDDAMEELLEDAVAFAGVSKYPARVKCALLSWMAWKDATAQALGEKPARTEGKTA from the coding sequence GTGAAGCTGGATTCGATGTACCAGGACGTCATCCTGGACCACTACAAGAACCCGCACGGGCGGGGCTTGCGGCCGGGCGACGCCGAGGTGCACCACACCAACCCGACGTGCGGCGACGAGATCACGCTCCGTGTGAGGTACGAGGGCTCCCGCGTCGCGGACGTGTCGTACGAGGGGCAGGGCTGCTCCATCAGCCAGGCCTCCGCCTCCGTGCTGAACGAGCTCCTGGTCGGCAAGGAGCTCGACGAGGCGCGGCGGGTCCAGGGCACCTTCCTGGAGCTGATGCAGTCCAAGGGCCGCATCGAGCCCGACGACGCGATGGAGGAGCTGCTGGAGGACGCGGTCGCGTTCGCCGGCGTCTCCAAGTACCCGGCCCGGGTGAAGTGCGCGCTGCTGAGCTGGATGGCGTGGAAGGACGCGACCGCCCAGGCGCTGGGCGAGAAGCCCGCGAGGACCGAGGGGAAGACCGCATGA
- a CDS encoding non-heme iron oxygenase ferredoxin subunit — protein MAFVRACDLGELTEDTPKRVEIDGTPVSLVLTEGEVFAINDICSHANVSLSEGEVENCAIECWLHGSSFDLRTGKPSGLPATRPVPVYPVKIEGDDVLVSVTQES, from the coding sequence ATGGCCTTCGTCCGCGCCTGCGACCTGGGCGAGCTGACCGAGGACACCCCGAAGCGGGTGGAGATCGACGGCACGCCGGTCTCCCTGGTCCTCACCGAGGGGGAGGTGTTCGCGATCAACGACATCTGCTCGCACGCGAACGTGTCCCTCTCGGAGGGCGAGGTCGAGAACTGCGCCATCGAGTGCTGGCTGCACGGCTCCAGCTTCGACCTGCGCACCGGCAAGCCGTCCGGCCTTCCCGCGACCCGCCCCGTCCCCGTATACCCCGTAAAGATCGAAGGGGACGATGTGCTCGTCTCCGTCACCCAGGAGTCCTGA
- a CDS encoding metal-sulfur cluster assembly factor — protein MSENETATVKPASEDEVREALYDVVDPELGIDVVNLGLIYGIHVDDSNVATLDMTLTSAACPLTDVIEDQAKAATDGIVSELRINWVWMPPWGPDKITDDGREQLRALGFNV, from the coding sequence ATGAGCGAGAACGAGACGGCGACGGTGAAGCCCGCGTCCGAGGACGAGGTCCGCGAGGCGCTGTACGACGTGGTCGACCCGGAGCTGGGCATCGACGTCGTCAACCTGGGCCTGATCTACGGCATCCACGTGGACGACTCCAACGTCGCCACGCTGGACATGACGCTGACGTCGGCGGCCTGCCCGCTGACGGACGTGATCGAGGACCAGGCGAAGGCGGCGACGGACGGCATCGTCAGCGAGCTGAGGATCAACTGGGTCTGGATGCCGCCGTGGGGCCCCGACAAGATCACGGACGACGGGCGCGAGCAGCTGCGCGCGCTCGGCTTCAACGTCTGA
- the sufC gene encoding Fe-S cluster assembly ATPase SufC, whose product MATLEIRDLHVSVEADNATKEILKGVDLTVKQGETHAIMGPNGSGKSTLAYSLAGHPKYTVTGGTVTLDGEDVLGMSVDERARAGVFLAMQYPVEIPGVSVSNFLRTSATAVRGEAPKLRTWVKEVREAMERLSMDPAFAERNVNEGFSGGEKKRHEILQLELLKPRIAILDETDSGLDVDALRIVSEGVNRVRGTGEVGTLLITHYTRILRYIKPDHVHVFAGGRIVESGGPELADKLEAEGYESYTKGGTVIGTHSKGDVA is encoded by the coding sequence ATGGCAACGCTTGAAATCCGCGACCTGCACGTCTCCGTCGAGGCCGACAACGCCACGAAGGAGATCCTCAAGGGCGTCGACCTGACCGTGAAGCAGGGCGAGACCCACGCCATCATGGGCCCCAACGGCTCCGGCAAGTCCACCCTCGCCTACTCCCTCGCCGGCCACCCGAAGTACACGGTCACCGGCGGCACCGTCACCCTCGACGGCGAGGACGTCCTGGGGATGTCCGTCGACGAGCGCGCCCGCGCCGGCGTCTTCCTCGCCATGCAGTACCCGGTCGAGATCCCGGGCGTCTCCGTCTCCAACTTCCTGCGCACCTCCGCCACCGCCGTCCGCGGCGAGGCCCCGAAGCTGCGCACCTGGGTGAAGGAGGTCAGGGAGGCCATGGAGCGCCTCAGCATGGACCCGGCCTTCGCCGAGCGGAACGTCAACGAGGGCTTCTCCGGCGGTGAGAAGAAGCGCCACGAGATCCTGCAGCTGGAACTCCTCAAGCCGAGGATCGCGATCCTCGACGAGACCGACTCCGGCCTCGACGTCGACGCCCTGCGCATCGTCTCCGAGGGGGTCAACCGCGTGCGCGGGACCGGCGAGGTCGGCACCCTGCTGATCACGCACTACACGCGCATCCTCCGCTACATCAAGCCGGACCACGTCCACGTCTTCGCCGGCGGCCGCATCGTCGAGTCGGGCGGCCCCGAGCTGGCCGACAAGCTGGAGGCCGAGGGCTACGAGTCCTACACGAAGGGCGGCACCGTGATCGGGACGCATTCAAAGGGGGACGTCGCGTGA